DNA sequence from the Parambassis ranga chromosome 1, fParRan2.1, whole genome shotgun sequence genome:
GTGTTTCCGCATTTGAACCTCCAGGTATTTGGATATATAAACTAGTATACAAATTCAGATTACTAAGAGAAAATGCAGCTACTTGTGCATGTTTGTAGTGTTACGCACGCTGGCTCTACGTAGCAACTACCGGACTAGACTATATCGTGAGCtcaagctaacgttagctaaacAAAACAACCTGGCTGATTTAATTTTATATTAATGCTTCTGTTTCTCCCGAAAGATTGTGTATTAAAGGATCGCATAATCTGTGTCTCTATATGTAACTGTTTTATGTGGCTAATGGTTTCCCTCACAGTTCTTATGGTTTTAATCCATGTGATAGTTACACCTGTTTAGCTAACTTTTGATGATCTAACAGGAACCGAAGATGATCGAGGTGGTTTGCAACGATAGACTGGGCAAGAAAGTCCGAGTCAAGTGCAAGTATCCTTCACTACTGAATGTTTCGCTTTGTCACATTTACAATGCCTGGGTCAGTGAGCCTAAGAACAGACAATTAAACTCAATTCAACACATACAGGTTtggatttaaaaatatatatttttggacatttttctTCACTGCATGTGGATTATCAGGTTTAATTTAACCACTCAGCAGATACAGGAAGTAAGGGTGCTGCGTTACCCATTCTGATGCTTTCTTAGATTTCACAAAATTCACTTCAAGGTGCATGAATCAACCAGATAAAATTAAAGGAATGTAAAGATAAAACTAAAAATGTGTACCTGTGAATGTCCTCCATGCTGCTACACTCGTCCTTCCTTAACTACCATGTTCCAGCTCAGAAGATACTATTGGAGATCTAAAGAAGCTCATTGCTGCCCAGACAGGAACACGATGTGACAAGATTGTGTTAAAGAAATGGTAAGAGATGAGATGTCCTATTTAAACATAACAGATGTCTATAACTGTCTTCTGTTATCAACTACAACTATCTGTCTTCTTTTTCCACAGGTATACAATATTCAAGGACCATGTTTCTCTGGGTGACTGTATCCTTTAAGCGATCTAACAATGTTTCTTAAATCTCACTTCTCTGTATTTGTTATATGATAACATGTATACAGAAGTCAATAACAAAACTACAACACCTTAAAATGGGCGTTTCATAGTAATTTTAAGTACTAGGAATAACCAGTCCAGTGTAATGGCAAATTACTTATTTTGTCAGTACACTAATTTTGTGGTTTGTATGGGAAAAGTTTTGTAACTAAGTAAGTAGTACTAGTAATGTAACTAAGGTAAATAACAATGCACTATCAATTTGATTGCAGAAGAGctgatatatatagatattggCATCTATAATTGGCTTCTGCttttgaatacatttttatcatcagaaataatatttaaaaatcgTTGCATACAGTCTTAACAATGTTTGTATATCCTATGTTAGTGTTTTGCCCCCTCAGCAAAACAGCAAGAGCACTTTTCTGATGATTAATAGCTCACATAATCACTGTTGGTCTTAACAACAACCTCTTCAGATGAAATCCACGATGGCATGAACCTGGAGCTGTACTACCAATAGACCAGAAAAAGGAACATCACAAATGTGTTCCTTGctcgcacgcacacacacacacacatggaattGATGGGAATCTGTTGCAGGAAACCACCATGATCAGACACACCAGCTTCAGTGTGAACAGAGGAGAAAACGTCACGTAGGCCTCAGTTTTAGCTGTTTTTGCCCCAAAACTATGGTATTGTGTAAAAGACATGTTGTTCTAcatttacttttgttttgatattttggAATTAAAGTGGATATTTACCTACCTAAAAAGCTGAGTACCTGTCATTGTTGTCAAGTTAAAAAAAGTAAGATAAGATTCGTGTTCCATTGTCTGTGGTACTGTTATTTCCGCCAATGATCTAAATCTAAACATGGAGGTTTGGGTGATGGCCATTGTTTAAAGCTTGTTTAAGCCTAATATTCTAATACCACTGCATAAAGAGAATGATTTTCTGAGAGTGGTGTGGAGTAACTTCATTTGCCAGCGCAGAGCCCTAAAAAGCACCCATGCAGGTTTAAAGTTTAGGTCTTCATTTTGATGCAAGTTCAGCTGgagatatgtttgtttttaatgtaataatGGTTATTTCAAATACCATGTGACTGTTAGGAGTACTGGTTGTGCACATGAATATGTGGTGAAATATGCAAATGACCAGTAGGGGGTAATGTAGACGTGTGAGACAACCTACACTACATTTGTGTGGGAATGACCCATAACTGCTGCTCAATGAAATACATTCTAAGATGGTGGAAACCTACAGATGGAAAGAGTTCATGCATgtggaaaatgttaaaaagGGATTTCTTTAGTAAGGGATTAATCCAGACCGtgcacacaggtgcacacaaGTTTTATTACATCATTTCACACATTTAGATCACAGAAACCAACGtccctcacatacacacacaaacacactcttgcATATGGGTTAATGCAATAGCACACAGACTCATACACATACAAGTCTATGCATCTCCTCTGCAGGTTAATCAGCAGTAGTCAGAATAATCCTCCTCGACATAGTTTGATGGAAACAGCCCCACCTGGAAACACAGGAGCAGTGCAGGTAAGTCACAAGGCTTCAGATtagttttaaataaatgtgcaaATGTTTATATATTCTCACCCGGCCATACACCTCTCCTTTCCACCAGCCACTGTGGCCCTTCTTGGAGAGGATCTTGATGGTGTCTCCTTCCCGCAGTGAGAGCTCTGAGCGGTCCTTGGCTGAGTAGTCATAGCGGGCTCTCGCTACACCAAAGCTCTTCACACTGCCCCCTGTGAGACAGAGCCCGCATTGCAGCACAGAAGAGCTTAAAGGAATAAGTTTCTTATTCCAAAGAGTATGTCAAGGAGATTGTCATCTGTGATTGTCTATCTGTGTTAATGTTTAGCATACACCGTAGACTGGGAATGACAATGTTGGTCAAACATTGGACCAGACCAAGCTGTCCGCTTCGACACATTTCCCTTTATGCAAAGCTAAGTAACCCTCTGCTGGCTGTAGCATAAAGGCATGACCCCCACTTAACTCcctttgaaaaataaatgtgtatttttccaAAAAAATGCTGAACTAATCctttaacatcatcatcattataaaTCAGTGGCAGAAGTGATGGAGATCCTCTGTACCTGGTGTGGAGTTCGGTGTGTTGTAGGACGAGTCGCTCTGCTCTGGTTGCTTGTAAGGCGTATGCAGCGTGGTGTCCACGTCCTTAAAGTACTCCTTCAAGGAGTTCTGCTGATAAAACTGAATCATCTCCTACACAGGACGGCAGCAGGACGAGAAAGAGACAGTGAGAAACTTGTGATGAGAGCATTtttgtgaaatttcccagctttgGATGAATGAAGTAGTAGTAATGAAGTAGACAGAAGTGAAAATCATGTCACTAATCCCTGACTTTTGCTGTCACCTTTTGTTGTGAAGGTGAAACTTACCACTAGACCcctgaatgcttttttttcattgatGCGGTACAGGCCTTCTACAGAGGTGATCTTAATGTGTCTGATGTCCATGTTGAacctgagagaaagagaagaaagaccATCAATATTAAACAGTTAGCTCAGTGTTCGGCAAAAAGGAGAAATAATTACTTTTTCACTTCTGCAAAGATTACTGGATGGTTTATGTCGAGGATTATTAGACAGAATTTGCAACAGTCCTTTATTACTAAAGACTATTTTCTATAGGAAGTGATACTAATACAGCTCAAGTTCTGATCATCatttaaaacagaacaaaatgcctcaggcatgctgggaaaaacttttaaaatgctTCTCCAAGCAAGATGAAGTTAGCTTCAAAATCAACCAGTGCTTTAACTGGTAGTCTGATGTTTTCTCACTTGATGCTGATAGCAAACTCTCCTCCGTCCTTCTGCCGCACGAGAAACGTTCCATCAGATCTGGGCATCAGGAGATTTTTGGCTGCCATGCGGTCCATGTTTCCTGCAAACCTAGAACCAGAACCAAAAATCGTATTTTTCTTTGCTTCGAGTGGAAGATGTGCAGAATGTAAACAGGTTTCATGGTGACAATTGGATTTATAATGCTACAAGCTACCAAAAGGTGGCGCCAAATCAGATTTACTGCATGTTGCTTTCACAACATGAGTAGTTGTCAGTATCCGGTTCTGTTTTTGTGGCTATTAACtagtgcagtttctgtgtcaGCACTCCAGTGTTACCCTGTCAGTGTTTGCAGAGTTGTGCATTACAAGAAGAAATCAGACCACATgttagctgtgtgaaatgattCAACAAGTTCCTGTTAATACTCACCAGCTGAAGCCAGACAAGTCCTGGGTTTGCTTCTAAGAAAAGGGTAGAAATCATACAGAGGTTAAATTTAATATTCTGTGAAAATCTGTGGTcagtcacacagctgctgaaagCTAAGCAAACTGTGGGTGGTGGTGCTACTCACAGAGACGTAGGGCTGCACTTTTTGGCAGGGAAACCAGCCCATTTGGCCAGCAGTTAGATTTCTCCCCTAAgtaacacacaaaatgacaggAGCACCAAAATGTTATGAtagacataaaaaacaacaaacatctgTGGTAATTCATGCatataaatgtcaaaaaatgtgaaataagGATTTGCTAAAAACTGCCCCATGTGGAAGCATCATAATCTTGTACCTAAAGTTGGGTGGCATAATCACTAACAGATGAAGCAGCTAAGTGGAATTGAGCAATTTAATTTCAAATCAAAACTGTTCAGATGAATCaggactgcagacagacagcagtgcagGTTTGGCATGAGGGAGGAAGTGGAAGGTGCAGAGAGGAAAATGACAAAAGAGACTGAAAAAGACAAAGCATTTCACACCTACACAGTAACCACAGGAAACGAGGCTTGAAAAATCAACAGCAAACGTATGACCCCCCCAACCCTGAGctttctttctgctctgcttGTTTTTGGCCTTACCTCCCACCAGGGCAGGTCAGGATCGGCCCGGGTCAGCTCAATGATGTCACCTTTGGAGAGATGAAGTGGTTGGCCAAAGCCTACAGGGGGCGGTGGTAAGCCATAATACTCCTGAGACACCTCCATCTTTGGATATCCTGAGAGAACCGAGGGAATCAACAAAGGAGTCATGTTTAGGAGACGGTCACAAAGTGTTATTTAACAGCTTGTTTGGGAGAATGAATCTCAATCTATTACCAATGCTGGAATGTCCGGACGACCTCTGTGTTTTATTCTGGAGGAACAAAAGAGCAAATGTCATCTATTGACGACTGATATATTTGTGGACAAAaaagctgcaggtcagcacCGGCTGAATGGACAGGCTCGCCTTCCTGCAGTCATCCTTCCTTGGTCTAAAGGTCTTATCACCAAAGGAGGTCTTTTCTCTGGGACCACAATCTTATCAGTCACTATGCCTCATACACTATTCCTGCCTGTGTAATATAACGACAATGAAAGAAGCCTCACCTTCTTCGTAGTGACATATGTTTCTGTAAATTGAACACAAACAGTCAGTAAAGGAAGTGATTATTGCTCCGCATACACATGGACATATATGTAGATATATACAGACCTGAGTTTCGTCCACAGCCTGGGACTCTGCCTAAACACTCTTTGTGTGCTGCCATTTTACAGCGAGTGCAGCGATAGCCCTGAAAAAATATCCCTCTGCAGacaagagatggagagagaggttTGATCAGAGAGTTCACCTCTGAGCTGGGAGAAAGATCACATGACACAAAGTACCTTAACAACATTGAGCAAGCCTTGCAGGAAGTGGTGTCCTCAAAGCAGTGCATCTGGAAATCATGGTTATTTGCTGTGGAGTTCTCAGGACACATATTTGACCTGCACAGTGCAGCCGGATGACAAAGTCAACAAATTATGGGATGTCTGTCCTCCATGGTTACACAAAACCGTCCCAACAATCTAACTTAAATGTTGATGTCATATGTTACAGAAGCAAATATGGTCAAAATGTTCAAATCTTTAATTTAAAGCTCTTTGTGATTTTGTATTTCAGTGTAACTCACAGAGCCATCTCAAACTGTTCAAGCCATTTCTTCTTCAGTTCTCTGGTTTTGAAGAATAAGTCGTACCCGCACCTCCCGTAGCAGTCCAGCATGAGGAAGAAGTAGGACCACTGttcagaaaaacacactgttaGTTGCACAGATGCCTCACAGGTGATCTGCTGTGCTAACCGGtgctcacagacagactgtaaGACCTTTTTGTTGTCCTTCTCTCCTATGGATTCATCTCGTATCTGGTAGTGCTGTAGTTCAATGATCTCCTTTAGCTCAAATGTTTCTCCACTCTTCTTcttacaaataaacacagcctTATCGAAGAGAAAGGCATACCTGACAAACAGCCAAACACATGGTCAAAAGGCAGAATGCAACACGCAATTGAtacacatggagacacacaaaacaacacacacctgtCCTGTTTGGACCTTTTCTCTGAGCTGCAGATCTTCAGCTCCCCGTCAATCTTGGGGCGACCATAGAGAGCTAGAGACTGAGTCTGAAGTGCAGAGAAGAAGAGCCAAGATGaccagagagaaaaagaaacagccaaAGATGGAAAGTAAAAACTGTGACCTCACCATGTTTTCTATGGACAGCTGGAAGGCTGTGATTTGTCTGATGATCTCATTGTCTCTCTTCACCTCATTCACACACTGTGCCAGGTcctgggcgcacacacacacacagataaacacacaccaaaGGTTTAAACATCTATTATGAATCTGCGACCCAGATTAACAAAGCACACGCATATGTgcgcacacacccacacacttacTCTCATAGCATCAAGAGCTGTTCGGAGGTTTTCCTTATCTGTTGGGTCAGTGGTGTGTTTTACCagttcctgcacacacaagcaAGATCACATCTCAGCTGCTGAGTGAAAGTGACcagaacataaaaatacaataatgtaACTCAAGGTAACCTGCACACCTGTAACAGGAGGTGATATTTGAGGACTCTCTGCATAGGGACCATGAGTAGATCTCTGAGTGAAAAACGGCCGCTGTTGGCTCTCTTCGAACACTCCTGAGGGAGAAGGAAATAAACATCTGCAGTAAACCTCAGATGTGTTAGGAGTAAGGCAGACGTCCTGCCAGTTCCTGTGGccaaaatgcattaaaaaaaaaatcacatatagaaaaaaagaaacctcaAAACACTCAGAACCTCAAACTGAAGACAATATGTAATATATTTACCTATTCTATATTATCAAGTTAGAACAAGGAAGTTGCTGGTCTGATGTTGGGCACATTAAGAAGCACTAATATATACcttaaatattattatacacATTCATAAAATTAGTTATCAGGGATGTTTTtgatgagacacacacaaacaaaatatactttattaatcccttaaAAAAGGTcccccgaatttccctgaggggaaataattttaataataataataataataaagtaaatTCTATTCTAAACACATGCCTTCCTTGAGGTTAAAGTCAGAGATAAAGGACAAGCTTAGCTAATCTCTGGATTAAGCATCTTTATTTAGTATCCAAAGTATAATCACCAAAATCCATCTTTACAGAGCATTAATGTCTGTATCAAATTTCATAGTGCAAAAGACAGGGAGCATGAGTATGTACTATCAAATGAGGCCAATAAAAGctcatatttctctgtgtgtgtatcatccTCACCTCCAGTTTCATCCTGATATCCTCCCTCATATTTGAAAGCTTGTCCAGATGTTTTGTTGCTGCTTCCACCTGACTACAGTAACGGCCATACAGTAACAATCTGAGGAACGATACAGTAAATATTACTTAACTCGTGCTTGTAGTTTCAATGTGATCTGAAAGAAGTGTTAATGTGAGTTTCCTACTTCTCCTTGTAGCTCATAAACACCTGGTGGAGATTCTTGGCTCCGTGACATAGGATGGAGTTCCGAACTTCTTCCAACAAATTATGATGGGTCTCAACCAAttcctacaaacacacacacacacacacacagaaacatgtgaaCAAGTGAACAGGAACCTGTGTCCGCAACATGTGTGCGGCTTCTTTTGTACctctgtgttgatgaagataCTTTCGATGTCTTGAGGCTGCACAAACTTCTGAAGAGGCTTCATAAAGTGCTGCAttaaagaagaaataaagaTGTGAGCTCATCACTGTCTGCTTGTTCGTGTGTATCTGCTTATGAGTAATAACCATGTGTAACTGCGTGCATCGAGAGTCGTTGTGTTCACACCTGTAATATAGAATCCAGTGTATCGGTGTATTTCTCTTCAGTCTGTCTGATCTCCTGCAGGCAGCACTCTCGCTTGTCCACACcagttttctgctgctgcacagacacacagaatgtCAAACGAGTCCACACAGTCCCCTGCCGGgcttttcatttattatttatgttggCTATTAAGGACACTAACTATTTGTAGCACTTTTTGTTCTGGTGCATCTAAAAAGCGATGACACAGTTTTTGCATTCATctcacaaataaaacaggacacagtgttacagcagccgTCCAAGTGAAGCAAAATGATTTGAGTAGGATAAAAATATCAATGAGTCAATTTAATTAAATCTAATCAATCATAACTTTCATTTCAATGAAGAGCAGGGACTGTTTAAAATAACATgctcagcagaagcagcagtcaTTGTGGTTGTAATGATGGGCTTCCTTTTTTGTTTGCGGTACAGTGTTCCATGTAAATCACTCACAGTTTCAGGCTGTTCCTCTGTCTTCATCAAGTCTTCATAGATCTCATCTCCTTCATTCTCCCCATCCTCCACACAGTCGTATAATTCGTCATCCTCGTCCACTGTGTCACTGACATACATgacacacagataaaacacgTATCGTCACAATCTTTATATCTCACTAATATGGAGAGAATATGGAGCGCTATCGTAggcattaaaaaatgtttattatttctgattcaGCTGAACAATTACAATattgtataaaaataaaagcagttaTCTTACAATCAAAATGTCGTTTTAGTCTTACATTAAGCAAAAGATTCAAGCATGGGGTGTTTCTGCTCTTCCAGCTtttaaagttattttaaaaGATTAATGTTTGCACAAGTGAACTCGATTTCTGAGAGGGAGAATCATTTTTGGGATGTGGTCTCAAGACCACACTGTAGCTTGTTTAACCCTGGTTTGCCCTCTACACCTGCTGTAGACAGATCACATGATATTTTACAGACACATtcaaaaatgaggaaaaacaacagCTATCTTTGCCAATAAACTAAAGCAGTAAAGGTATGGGTCTACCTTTTGTCCAATTGCGTGTGCATCCATTATTAAAGCCTTTCTCTGAGGAGAGATAACTGTTTGAAATGTAAAGTCTCCTCATTCTTATTTTGTTCACGTACATAATAAAACTAAAATGTCATTGCTAAAAATACACAATAATATTAGAGACTGCAGGTCAAGTATGTGCAAGAGCAGACTAAAGGGAACTATTTTATAATTTTtctcacaagaaaaaaaaatcaggaaacTAGATTTCCCTCCCCTCTAGATTATAACTTCCACATTACTGAGAAAAAGGCTTACTCTATCTGGTCTGACAAGCCGCTGTAGATCTCATCATCAGGAGCGCATCCTTCCAAAGGAAACGGCCTGAaggagtgagagtgtgtgtgtgaaggtaaGGGTGATAAAATGAGGGTAAACAGTTACACTAAATGTTGAGCAGAGGTCTACTTACTGAAGTCCCCTCTGTACAGCGATGGATGAATGAGACAAGATGGACAACGTGTCTATGACCtgttacacagacagacacacacagcagtgaagcGTGTACACATGGTAGAAAAACACTGAATGACCTGTTTTCATCTTATTCTGTTAGACAGAGGTGACATGATGAGTGATCTCTGACAACAACCAGTGTCATGAGAAATGTGAGCAAACACACTAGGAACTGTGAAAAAATGATCTGCATGAACTGATTGTTCTCTCTGATTAAGCTGACATGTATCAGCccacataaaatatatatatttactataACTAATGGCAGTAACTCAGCATTGTCTCCTctctttttgacattttatgaCACTTATAGATGTACATGTCCAAATAAAGAGTGTATttctctgtcagtgctgctcAGCGTTCATGTCTGATTTCTGCTTTCATTCATGACAGAAAAAGAGGAGCTGTAGAAGTGAAAGTCTGTTTGTGAAACATCTGAATGGACTAAATTACATTCCACTGTCATCGTCAATGCTGAAGTCTTCAAGAAAACCTTAAACATTTGATTTCTGGCAAGACttagattaaaaaaatcaaacccattttcatgtctgtgtgtgttaaatatgaatgaaaaagACAAGCTGTTTCTCCACTAATATACAGGACTAGGTCAAGTATTAGCTAAAACTATTATCAGCATGTGTTGCAGAGATATCACccgaagttagcatgctaatcagCTATAGGATTAAAACCTTGGAGTGTGAAGCCAATTCGTTACACTAAAAAGCAAAGTAAGTCTAGGTTTCCCTCAGTGAAATAAGACCAGCTCACAGTTTGCATGTCCTGGATGGGGTTTGGTCTGTGGTTATAGTACAGGTCAATGATACATTTGGTTGTGGTCCCAATAAAAGTAACATGTGTGCGATGCTTTAAAGTCACAAGATTCCCACAGACCTTGCACACAATAATCTAAAAGCCAACAGACAAATATCACTGGACTATAGCTGAAcagctttttcttctttaagcTGTTAAAAATCTTCTCAGCATAAACAGCTACAacagcaggatttttttttttgcaattattCACTTTCCTACTTTAATAATGTAAACGCAGAAGTTAATGCATTCTACTCAAGTGAATCTAAATACACtaaaaataaagttattttgTACAACACCCCGCCTGTGTGGCTGTATATACTGTTCTGGGTGACTGACTGGAAGCAGCAAAGTGAAACGAGAAGCTCAGTAACAGTAACACACGGTCAACCAAATAAAAAAGTAGATGTATGCTGTAAAAGGACCCCACTGTTAGGgatccacatgcacacatgcgtGCATGACTCATTGTGTTCTTAAACGTACTGTTTCCTCTTACTCAAAGTCAAAGACAAGTTTGGTTCAATTCTCCTCTTGTTGTCACAAATTCGCAGCATTGCACAGAAAGTGAAAGATAGCAGCGAAGTACTGAACTGAGGCATCTCACACTCTTCAAATTAAACATTCACCAAGTTACTTCCTGTAAGCGCTGTGGGTGTCTGCAAGCTGCAGTGAGGTGGGGTGAGTGCATGATGTATGGTTTCTGCAGGTCATACATGCATTGTATTAAACTAGTATGACATATTATAGATAGAACAGAACTAGGTAACCATCAGAAACATCATAGCCCAGCTGGGCTGTGATGCTGGAAATCCATGGAAATGTGCACTTTAAAAAACTATTATCAGCTGTTTTAAATGGTGCTCATACCAGATTCTCTGTGTTATTTAGATATCTTTAATTTACTGCAGTGTTGATGAAGTTACCTTTGCAAAGTCTCTAACGTCAAACAGGTCAAAGGCTTCAAACAGTTCACTCTTTTTCAGATGAAACTTCTCCTGACAGGCTCCCAGGAATGTCCGGATATTCTTCAAGCACAGGaactaacaaaaacaaacagttcaaACGTTACTTTACTTTGCTGCGTAACTTTGTAGTTAGATAAATTAAATGATACCCATCAATATAAATTTGCCTCGGAGGGCTGTGCTCCCTATAACACCATCTTTCTCTTCACTTTTGACCCTGACCTGCACTTATTCAGTCCACTGCTGCAATGTGCATGgatattaatacaataattgtttTAAATTATGACCATTAGAGTGACTTAATAAATATGtaagacagacacactgaacaCAAAAAGGCAGCGACGGGCAGCACACGATTACAGTTAAACACAATAAGTTGTAAATATTGTTCAATATCCTAAAGATAATGCTAAAAGAAGGAACTGGATGACTGAGCGTGAAAGTAAAGTGAagtaaaatgtgactaaaaaaaagaagcccCGCACAGCGCAGCGACATGGTGGTCAGACAAACGCTGCTTTACATAACTTCCTGAGCCAGCAGCTCTTTGTTTCTCTATctgcttctccctctctgttcaATTCAGCAAAATTTCCTGGTATTATTATATATACTTACAGTGTTACCAAACAATACAGGAAGTCCAAAATGACCTTATTGAAACACATTAATCGTGTATTTTAGTGTTTCTGGAACACATGGAAATATATCAGGCCAACTATGAACACAACACTAACCCAATATTGGTCAGGACTTTACAGTTGTAATACTGAGGGGCACTTTTGTTGGTATTTAAATTCTCTTAATTCTGTACAGCAGAAAAGGTGCTGATTCAGGTCATTTAAAGTgaaatttaaatgtgtttttagtcGGCTCATGCACCGCTGGAATAACGCTTCCATGTTTAGGTTTATTTTAGGTAATTGTATTCATTGCAGCATTgcattttctgtctctctctctctcacagcctGTTAGTCTGTTCAGCAGCACGAAATGAGGAACTCTAATTTGAGAAAAAGGGAAATGTTCAGTTCTGACTGATACTGCTGCAAACTTCACTGCTCTCTCCACAAATCACACACTTACATTGTGTATT
Encoded proteins:
- the vav1 gene encoding proto-oncogene vav isoform X2, whose amino-acid sequence is MELWRQCAIWLIDCRVLPENHRVTWGGAQVCDLAQALRDGVLLCQLLNNLLPQAVNLREINLRPQMSQFLCLKNIRTFLGACQEKFHLKKSELFEAFDLFDVRDFAKVIDTLSILSHSSIAVQRGLQPFPLEGCAPDDEIYSGLSDQIDDTVDEDDELYDCVEDGENEGDEIYEDLMKTEEQPETQKTGVDKRECCLQEIRQTEEKYTDTLDSILQHFMKPLQKFVQPQDIESIFINTEELVETHHNLLEEVRNSILCHGAKNLHQVFMSYKEKLLLYGRYCSQVEAATKHLDKLSNMREDIRMKLEECSKRANSGRFSLRDLLMVPMQRVLKYHLLLQELVKHTTDPTDKENLRTALDAMRDLAQCVNEVKRDNEIIRQITAFQLSIENMTQSLALYGRPKIDGELKICSSEKRSKQDRYAFLFDKAVFICKKKSGETFELKEIIELQHYQIRDESIGEKDNKKWSYFFLMLDCYGRCGYDLFFKTRELKKKWLEQFEMALSNMCPENSTANNHDFQMHCFEDTTSCKACSMLLRGIFFQGYRCTRCKMAAHKECLGRVPGCGRNSETYVTTKKNKTQRSSGHSSIGYPKMEVSQEYYGLPPPPVGFGQPLHLSKGDIIELTRADPDLPWWEGRNLTAGQMGWFPCQKVQPYVSKQTQDLSGFSWFAGNMDRMAAKNLLMPRSDGTFLVRQKDGGEFAISIKFNMDIRHIKITSVEGLYRINEKKAFRGLVEMIQFYQQNSLKEYFKDVDTTLHTPYKQPEQSDSSYNTPNSTPGGSVKSFGVARARYDYSAKDRSELSLREGDTIKILSKKGHSGWWKGEVYGRVGLFPSNYVEEDYSDYC
- the vav1 gene encoding proto-oncogene vav isoform X1 encodes the protein MELWRQCAIWLIDCRVLPENHRVTWGGAQVCDLAQALRDGVLLCQLLNNLLPQAVNLREINLRPQMSQFLCLKNIRTFLGACQEKFHLKKSELFEAFDLFDVRDFAKVIDTLSILSHSSIAVQRGLQPFPLEGCAPDDEIYSGLSDQIDDTVDEDDELYDCVEDGENEGDEIYEDLMKTEEQPETQQKTGVDKRECCLQEIRQTEEKYTDTLDSILQHFMKPLQKFVQPQDIESIFINTEELVETHHNLLEEVRNSILCHGAKNLHQVFMSYKEKLLLYGRYCSQVEAATKHLDKLSNMREDIRMKLEECSKRANSGRFSLRDLLMVPMQRVLKYHLLLQELVKHTTDPTDKENLRTALDAMRDLAQCVNEVKRDNEIIRQITAFQLSIENMTQSLALYGRPKIDGELKICSSEKRSKQDRYAFLFDKAVFICKKKSGETFELKEIIELQHYQIRDESIGEKDNKKWSYFFLMLDCYGRCGYDLFFKTRELKKKWLEQFEMALSNMCPENSTANNHDFQMHCFEDTTSCKACSMLLRGIFFQGYRCTRCKMAAHKECLGRVPGCGRNSETYVTTKKNKTQRSSGHSSIGYPKMEVSQEYYGLPPPPVGFGQPLHLSKGDIIELTRADPDLPWWEGRNLTAGQMGWFPCQKVQPYVSKQTQDLSGFSWFAGNMDRMAAKNLLMPRSDGTFLVRQKDGGEFAISIKFNMDIRHIKITSVEGLYRINEKKAFRGLVEMIQFYQQNSLKEYFKDVDTTLHTPYKQPEQSDSSYNTPNSTPGGSVKSFGVARARYDYSAKDRSELSLREGDTIKILSKKGHSGWWKGEVYGRVGLFPSNYVEEDYSDYC
- the ubl5 gene encoding ubiquitin-like protein 5 — encoded protein: MIEVVCNDRLGKKVRVKCNSEDTIGDLKKLIAAQTGTRCDKIVLKKWYTIFKDHVSLGDYEIHDGMNLELYYQ